One genomic window of Bicyclus anynana chromosome 10, ilBicAnyn1.1, whole genome shotgun sequence includes the following:
- the LOC112043593 gene encoding cytoplasmic polyadenylation element-binding protein 1-B isoform X2, whose translation MPLLHRDASRGGGGSRENRRSMAEILSFDASLFANEAAAPRPSRVNGQDDIWRWEPPGSPEAAQSPRTLVPASCFPPQHPSGFGSFSESARPGSWAADNLEGMPELVASFNAMSASSNSARRNHHSFRSGVSYEPLDREQEASPADGSAPAQQRALTRRASFSGVVETAPKLVRWSGVLAPRCMEPNPPGGYSAKVFMGGLPWDMSEEALLEALHQFHPIRVEWPGREAAPRGFAYVTLESERHVRALLGAARRAGRKWLLRVASRSQRSKDAEVIPWAVADSDWVLGGERGVRLQPERTVFVGALHGVLSAAALAQIMNDLFAGVVYAGIDTDKSKYPIGSGRVTFDNMRSYVAAISAAFVEIQVDPYLEDSMCSVCNLQQGPYFCRDPQCFCYFCRTCWGWKHQSDSHKALMRNSKNGNVQPSGVGGSVGSVGRAVGQPPGGEHSHSNGYAQHNDATPSPPPSGGEAEEALPWNGV comes from the exons ATGCCGCTTTTACATCGg GACGCAAGTCGCGGTGGCGGCGGTTCGCGGGAGAACCGCCGCTCGATGGCAGAGATCCTGAGCTTCGACGCGAGCCTGTTCGCCAACGAAGCCGCTGCTCCTAGGCCGAGTCGCGTTAAC GGGCAGGATGACATCTGGCGCTGGGAGCCGCCAGGCAGCCCGGAGGCGGCGCAGAGCCCGCGGACGCTGGTGCCGGCCAGCTGCTTCCCGCCGCAGCACCCCAGCGGCTTCGGCAGCTTCAG CGAGAGCGCTCGGCCCGGCAGCTGGGCCGCCGACAACTTGGAGGGGATGCCCGAACTTGTGGCCTCTTTC AACGCCATGTCCGCGTCGTCCAACTCCGCGCGCAGGAACCACCACTCCTTCCGCTCCGGAGTCAGCTACGAGCCGCTGGACAGGGAG CAGGAGGCCAGTCCGGCGGACGGCTCGGCGCCGGCGCAGCAGCGCGCGCTCACTCGCCGCGCTTCCTTCA GTGGGGTGGTGGAGACGGCCCCGAAGCTGGTGCGCTGGAGCGGCGTGCTGGCGCCGCGCTGCATGGAGCCCAACCCGCCGGGGGGCTACTCCGCCAAGGTGTTCATGGGGGGTCTGCCCTGGGACATGAGCGAGGAGGCGCTGCTGGAGGCGCTGCACCAGTTCCACCCCATACG CGTGGAGTGGCCGGGGCGCGAGGCGGCGCCGCGCGGGTTCGCGTACGTGACGCTGGAGAGCGAGCGGCACGTGCGCGCGCTGCtgggcgcggcgcggcgcgcgggccGCAAGTGGCTGCTGCGCGTGGCGTCGCGCTCGCAGCGCAGCAAGGACGCCGAGGTCATCCCGTGGGCCGTGGCCGACAGCGACTGGGTGCTGGGCGGCGAGCGCGGCGTGCGCCTGCAGCCCGAGCGCACCGTGTTCGTGGGCGCGCTGCACGGCGTGCTGTCGGCGGCGGCGCTGGCGCAGATCATGAACGACCTGTTCGCGGGCGTGGTGTACGCCGGCATCGACACTGACAAGAGCAAGTACCCCATCGGCTCGGGCCGCGTCACCTTCGACAACATGCGCTCCTACGTGGCCGCCATCTCCGCCGCCTTCGTCGAG ATCCAAGTGGACCCGTACCTGGAGGACTCGATGTGCTCGGTGTGCAACCTGCAGCAGGGGCCCTACTTCTGCCGCGACCCGCAGTGCTTCTG CTACTTCTGTCGCACGTGCTGGGGGTGGAAGCACCAGTCCGACAGCCACAAGGCGCTCATGCGCAACTCCAAGAACGGCAACGTGCAGCCGAGCGGCGTCGGCGGCAGCGTCGGCAGCGTCGGCCGCGCCGTCGGACAGCCGCCCGGCGGCGAGCACAGCCACAGCAACGGCTACGCGCAGCACAACGACG CGACCCCGTCCCCGCCCCCCAGCGGCGGCGAGGCGGAGGAGGCGCTCCCGTGGAACGGCGTCTGA
- the LOC112043593 gene encoding cytoplasmic polyadenylation element-binding protein 1-B isoform X1, with protein MPLLHRDASRGGGGSRENRRSMAEILSFDASLFANEAAAPRPSRVNGQDDIWRWEPPGSPEAAQSPRTLVPASCFPPQHPSGFGSFSESARPGSWAADNLEGMPELVASFNAMSASSNSARRNHHSFRSGVSYEPLDREQEASPADGSAPAQQRALTRRASFSGVVETAPKLVRWSGVLAPRCMEPNPPGGYSAKVFMGGLPWDMSEEALLEALHQFHPIRVEWPGREAAPRGFAYVTLESERHVRALLGAARRAGRKWLLRVASRSQRSKDAEVIPWAVADSDWVLGGERGVRLQPERTVFVGALHGVLSAAALAQIMNDLFAGVVYAGIDTDKSKYPIGSGRVTFDNMRSYVAAISAAFVEVRTDKFVKKIQVDPYLEDSMCSVCNLQQGPYFCRDPQCFCYFCRTCWGWKHQSDSHKALMRNSKNGNVQPSGVGGSVGSVGRAVGQPPGGEHSHSNGYAQHNDATPSPPPSGGEAEEALPWNGV; from the exons ATGCCGCTTTTACATCGg GACGCAAGTCGCGGTGGCGGCGGTTCGCGGGAGAACCGCCGCTCGATGGCAGAGATCCTGAGCTTCGACGCGAGCCTGTTCGCCAACGAAGCCGCTGCTCCTAGGCCGAGTCGCGTTAAC GGGCAGGATGACATCTGGCGCTGGGAGCCGCCAGGCAGCCCGGAGGCGGCGCAGAGCCCGCGGACGCTGGTGCCGGCCAGCTGCTTCCCGCCGCAGCACCCCAGCGGCTTCGGCAGCTTCAG CGAGAGCGCTCGGCCCGGCAGCTGGGCCGCCGACAACTTGGAGGGGATGCCCGAACTTGTGGCCTCTTTC AACGCCATGTCCGCGTCGTCCAACTCCGCGCGCAGGAACCACCACTCCTTCCGCTCCGGAGTCAGCTACGAGCCGCTGGACAGGGAG CAGGAGGCCAGTCCGGCGGACGGCTCGGCGCCGGCGCAGCAGCGCGCGCTCACTCGCCGCGCTTCCTTCA GTGGGGTGGTGGAGACGGCCCCGAAGCTGGTGCGCTGGAGCGGCGTGCTGGCGCCGCGCTGCATGGAGCCCAACCCGCCGGGGGGCTACTCCGCCAAGGTGTTCATGGGGGGTCTGCCCTGGGACATGAGCGAGGAGGCGCTGCTGGAGGCGCTGCACCAGTTCCACCCCATACG CGTGGAGTGGCCGGGGCGCGAGGCGGCGCCGCGCGGGTTCGCGTACGTGACGCTGGAGAGCGAGCGGCACGTGCGCGCGCTGCtgggcgcggcgcggcgcgcgggccGCAAGTGGCTGCTGCGCGTGGCGTCGCGCTCGCAGCGCAGCAAGGACGCCGAGGTCATCCCGTGGGCCGTGGCCGACAGCGACTGGGTGCTGGGCGGCGAGCGCGGCGTGCGCCTGCAGCCCGAGCGCACCGTGTTCGTGGGCGCGCTGCACGGCGTGCTGTCGGCGGCGGCGCTGGCGCAGATCATGAACGACCTGTTCGCGGGCGTGGTGTACGCCGGCATCGACACTGACAAGAGCAAGTACCCCATCGGCTCGGGCCGCGTCACCTTCGACAACATGCGCTCCTACGTGGCCGCCATCTCCGCCGCCTTCGTCGAGGTGCGCACCGACAAGTTCGTCAAAAAG ATCCAAGTGGACCCGTACCTGGAGGACTCGATGTGCTCGGTGTGCAACCTGCAGCAGGGGCCCTACTTCTGCCGCGACCCGCAGTGCTTCTG CTACTTCTGTCGCACGTGCTGGGGGTGGAAGCACCAGTCCGACAGCCACAAGGCGCTCATGCGCAACTCCAAGAACGGCAACGTGCAGCCGAGCGGCGTCGGCGGCAGCGTCGGCAGCGTCGGCCGCGCCGTCGGACAGCCGCCCGGCGGCGAGCACAGCCACAGCAACGGCTACGCGCAGCACAACGACG CGACCCCGTCCCCGCCCCCCAGCGGCGGCGAGGCGGAGGAGGCGCTCCCGTGGAACGGCGTCTGA
- the LOC112043580 gene encoding cell division cycle protein 16 homolog isoform X2: MLARGELHRAAHAVTSRQLHRRHLLCLGVAMRAYIASKEPSAALGVLDECEPALLEPRSMDQTHNRALAAVLVWQARALAALERREAAADALTAALRADCACYEALDLLLEQHALTPAQESELVDSLPINNQMSASEAALLRVAYRERLLRYAPPPDAPDEAPGPVEACRAQCAEAAEALGRRLAAGGRWAEALRALDRAGPACCPDVRAACLVELRRSAELFAFAHALVDAYPTAWTAWYAVGCYYYLVGKSELARRYLGKACGLEAGAGCVWLAYGHSFAADNEHDQAMAAYFKAGQLMPGCYLPPLYVGVECALNNNVSMCERFMARAAALHGAEPADEPGAGGWERLARAVRSAHVAHEAGAAAYAHGQHEAARALWLRALAAAGPPERLAPCWAATLDALGHAARALGRPAEALRWHERALALRPARAGSLAARGLCLALLGREAEAADALHAALARDPDHVVALALLDAIVDRLDAALTEEEIPQFPFPQLELPPAPSPAPAAPPDGSDMSMSMSFD, from the exons ATGCTGGCTAGAGGAGAACTGCACAGAGCTGCACATGCTGTCACTTCTAGACAGTTGCACAG GCGACATTTGTTGTGTCTGGGTGTAGCCATGCGCGCGTACATCGCGTCCAAGGAGCCCTCCGCCGCGCTCGGCGTGCTGGACGAGTGCGAGCCCGCGCTGCTGGAGCCCCGCAGCATGGACCAGACGCATAAC CGGGCGCTGGCGGCGGTGCTGGTGTGGCAGGCGcgcgcgctggcggcgctggAGCGGCGCGAGGCGGCGGCCGACGCGCTGACGGCGGCGCTGCGCGCGGACTGCGCGTGCTACGAGGCGCTGGACTTGCTGCTGGAGCAGCACGCGCTCACGCCGGCGCAGGAGAGCGAGCTGGTGGACTCGCTGCCCATCAACAATCAGATGAGCGCGTCCGAGGCGGCGCTGCTGCGCGTGGCCTACCGCGAGCGCCTGCTGCGCTACGCGCCGCCGCCCGATGCGCCGGACGAGGCGCCGGGGCCCGTGGAGGCGTGCCGCGCGCAGTGCGCCGAGGCGGCCGAGGCGCTGGGCCGGCGCCTGGCGGCCGGCGGGCGCTGGGCGGAGGCGCTGCGCGCGCTGGACCGCGCCGGGCCCGCCTGCTGCCCCGACGTGCGCGCCGCCTGCCTGGTGGAGCTGCGCCGCAGCGCCGAGCTGTTCGCCTTCGCGCACGCGCTGGTGGACGCCTACCCCACGGCGTGGACGGCGTGGTACGCCGTGGGCTGCTACTACTACCTGGTGGGCAAGAGCGAGCTGGCGCGCCGCTACCTGGGCAAGGCGTGCGGGTTGGAGGCGGGCGCGGGCTGCGTCTGGCTGGCCTACGGGCACAGCTTCGCCGCCGACAACGAGCACGACCAGGCCATGGCGGCGTACTTCAAGGCGGGCCAGCTCATGCCGGGCTGCTACCTGCCGCCGCTGTACGTGGGCGTGGAGTGCGCGCTCAACAACAACGTCAGCATGTGCGAGCGCTTCAtggcgcgcgccgccgcgctgCACGGCGCCGAGCCCGCCGACGAGCCCGGCGCGGGCGGCTGGGAGCGGCTGGCGCGCGCGGTGCGCTCGGCGCACGTGGCGCACGAGGCGGGCGCCGCCGCCTACGCGCACGGCCAGCAcgaggcggcgcgcgcgctgtGGCTGCGCGCGCTGGCCGCGGCCGGCCCGCCCGAGCGCCTGGCGCCGTGCTGGGCCGCCACGCTGGACGCGCTGGGGcacgcggcgcgcgcgctgggCCGGCCGGCGGAGGCGCTGCGCTGGCACGAGCGCGCGCTGGCGCTGCGGCCGGCGCGCGCGGGCTCGCTGGCGGCGCGCGGGCTGTGCCTGGCGCTGCTGGGGCGCGAGGCGGAGGCGGCGGACGCGCTGCACGCGGCGCTGGCGCGCGACCCCGACCACGTGGTGGCGCTGGCACTGCTGGACGCCATCGTGGACCGGCTCGACGCGGCGCTCACCG AGGAGGAGATCccgcagttcccgttcccgcagctGGAGCTGCCGCCCGCGCcgtcgcccgcgcccgccgcgccgcccgacgGCAGCGACATGAGCATGAGCATGAGCTTCGACTGA
- the LOC112043580 gene encoding cell division cycle protein 16 homolog isoform X3, which yields MLSLLDSCTAMRAYIASKEPSAALGVLDECEPALLEPRSMDQTHNRALAAVLVWQARALAALERREAAADALTAALRADCACYEALDLLLEQHALTPAQESELVDSLPINNQMSASEAALLRVAYRERLLRYAPPPDAPDEAPGPVEACRAQCAEAAEALGRRLAAGGRWAEALRALDRAGPACCPDVRAACLVELRRSAELFAFAHALVDAYPTAWTAWYAVGCYYYLVGKSELARRYLGKACGLEAGAGCVWLAYGHSFAADNEHDQAMAAYFKAGQLMPGCYLPPLYVGVECALNNNVSMCERFMARAAALHGAEPADEPGAGGWERLARAVRSAHVAHEAGAAAYAHGQHEAARALWLRALAAAGPPERLAPCWAATLDALGHAARALGRPAEALRWHERALALRPARAGSLAARGLCLALLGREAEAADALHAALARDPDHVVALALLDAIVDRLDAALTEEEIPQFPFPQLELPPAPSPAPAAPPDGSDMSMSMSFD from the exons ATGCTGTCACTTCTAGACAGTTGCACAG CCATGCGCGCGTACATCGCGTCCAAGGAGCCCTCCGCCGCGCTCGGCGTGCTGGACGAGTGCGAGCCCGCGCTGCTGGAGCCCCGCAGCATGGACCAGACGCATAAC CGGGCGCTGGCGGCGGTGCTGGTGTGGCAGGCGcgcgcgctggcggcgctggAGCGGCGCGAGGCGGCGGCCGACGCGCTGACGGCGGCGCTGCGCGCGGACTGCGCGTGCTACGAGGCGCTGGACTTGCTGCTGGAGCAGCACGCGCTCACGCCGGCGCAGGAGAGCGAGCTGGTGGACTCGCTGCCCATCAACAATCAGATGAGCGCGTCCGAGGCGGCGCTGCTGCGCGTGGCCTACCGCGAGCGCCTGCTGCGCTACGCGCCGCCGCCCGATGCGCCGGACGAGGCGCCGGGGCCCGTGGAGGCGTGCCGCGCGCAGTGCGCCGAGGCGGCCGAGGCGCTGGGCCGGCGCCTGGCGGCCGGCGGGCGCTGGGCGGAGGCGCTGCGCGCGCTGGACCGCGCCGGGCCCGCCTGCTGCCCCGACGTGCGCGCCGCCTGCCTGGTGGAGCTGCGCCGCAGCGCCGAGCTGTTCGCCTTCGCGCACGCGCTGGTGGACGCCTACCCCACGGCGTGGACGGCGTGGTACGCCGTGGGCTGCTACTACTACCTGGTGGGCAAGAGCGAGCTGGCGCGCCGCTACCTGGGCAAGGCGTGCGGGTTGGAGGCGGGCGCGGGCTGCGTCTGGCTGGCCTACGGGCACAGCTTCGCCGCCGACAACGAGCACGACCAGGCCATGGCGGCGTACTTCAAGGCGGGCCAGCTCATGCCGGGCTGCTACCTGCCGCCGCTGTACGTGGGCGTGGAGTGCGCGCTCAACAACAACGTCAGCATGTGCGAGCGCTTCAtggcgcgcgccgccgcgctgCACGGCGCCGAGCCCGCCGACGAGCCCGGCGCGGGCGGCTGGGAGCGGCTGGCGCGCGCGGTGCGCTCGGCGCACGTGGCGCACGAGGCGGGCGCCGCCGCCTACGCGCACGGCCAGCAcgaggcggcgcgcgcgctgtGGCTGCGCGCGCTGGCCGCGGCCGGCCCGCCCGAGCGCCTGGCGCCGTGCTGGGCCGCCACGCTGGACGCGCTGGGGcacgcggcgcgcgcgctgggCCGGCCGGCGGAGGCGCTGCGCTGGCACGAGCGCGCGCTGGCGCTGCGGCCGGCGCGCGCGGGCTCGCTGGCGGCGCGCGGGCTGTGCCTGGCGCTGCTGGGGCGCGAGGCGGAGGCGGCGGACGCGCTGCACGCGGCGCTGGCGCGCGACCCCGACCACGTGGTGGCGCTGGCACTGCTGGACGCCATCGTGGACCGGCTCGACGCGGCGCTCACCG AGGAGGAGATCccgcagttcccgttcccgcagctGGAGCTGCCGCCCGCGCcgtcgcccgcgcccgccgcgccgcccgacgGCAGCGACATGAGCATGAGCATGAGCTTCGACTGA
- the LOC112043580 gene encoding cell division cycle protein 16 homolog isoform X1: protein MAKAESASRNNVECLNVDFMRSLVKQYSELGQWTSAFFWADAAAAASSSGPNTAASGDDIWLLASAMLARGELHRAAHAVTSRQLHRRHLLCLGVAMRAYIASKEPSAALGVLDECEPALLEPRSMDQTHNRALAAVLVWQARALAALERREAAADALTAALRADCACYEALDLLLEQHALTPAQESELVDSLPINNQMSASEAALLRVAYRERLLRYAPPPDAPDEAPGPVEACRAQCAEAAEALGRRLAAGGRWAEALRALDRAGPACCPDVRAACLVELRRSAELFAFAHALVDAYPTAWTAWYAVGCYYYLVGKSELARRYLGKACGLEAGAGCVWLAYGHSFAADNEHDQAMAAYFKAGQLMPGCYLPPLYVGVECALNNNVSMCERFMARAAALHGAEPADEPGAGGWERLARAVRSAHVAHEAGAAAYAHGQHEAARALWLRALAAAGPPERLAPCWAATLDALGHAARALGRPAEALRWHERALALRPARAGSLAARGLCLALLGREAEAADALHAALARDPDHVVALALLDAIVDRLDAALTEEEIPQFPFPQLELPPAPSPAPAAPPDGSDMSMSMSFD from the exons aTGGCTAAAGCTGAGTCAGCTTCTAGGAACAATGTGGAGTGCCTGAACGTAGATTTTATGCGGTCGCTGGTGAAACAATATTCCGAACTG GGGCAATGGACGAGTGCATTTTTCTGGGCCGATGCAGCGGCGGCGGCGTCGTCGAGCGGACCAAACACTGCGGCCAGCGGAGATGACATCTGGTTATTAGCCAGCGCCATGCTGGCTAGAGGAGAACTGCACAGAGCTGCACATGCTGTCACTTCTAGACAGTTGCACAG GCGACATTTGTTGTGTCTGGGTGTAGCCATGCGCGCGTACATCGCGTCCAAGGAGCCCTCCGCCGCGCTCGGCGTGCTGGACGAGTGCGAGCCCGCGCTGCTGGAGCCCCGCAGCATGGACCAGACGCATAAC CGGGCGCTGGCGGCGGTGCTGGTGTGGCAGGCGcgcgcgctggcggcgctggAGCGGCGCGAGGCGGCGGCCGACGCGCTGACGGCGGCGCTGCGCGCGGACTGCGCGTGCTACGAGGCGCTGGACTTGCTGCTGGAGCAGCACGCGCTCACGCCGGCGCAGGAGAGCGAGCTGGTGGACTCGCTGCCCATCAACAATCAGATGAGCGCGTCCGAGGCGGCGCTGCTGCGCGTGGCCTACCGCGAGCGCCTGCTGCGCTACGCGCCGCCGCCCGATGCGCCGGACGAGGCGCCGGGGCCCGTGGAGGCGTGCCGCGCGCAGTGCGCCGAGGCGGCCGAGGCGCTGGGCCGGCGCCTGGCGGCCGGCGGGCGCTGGGCGGAGGCGCTGCGCGCGCTGGACCGCGCCGGGCCCGCCTGCTGCCCCGACGTGCGCGCCGCCTGCCTGGTGGAGCTGCGCCGCAGCGCCGAGCTGTTCGCCTTCGCGCACGCGCTGGTGGACGCCTACCCCACGGCGTGGACGGCGTGGTACGCCGTGGGCTGCTACTACTACCTGGTGGGCAAGAGCGAGCTGGCGCGCCGCTACCTGGGCAAGGCGTGCGGGTTGGAGGCGGGCGCGGGCTGCGTCTGGCTGGCCTACGGGCACAGCTTCGCCGCCGACAACGAGCACGACCAGGCCATGGCGGCGTACTTCAAGGCGGGCCAGCTCATGCCGGGCTGCTACCTGCCGCCGCTGTACGTGGGCGTGGAGTGCGCGCTCAACAACAACGTCAGCATGTGCGAGCGCTTCAtggcgcgcgccgccgcgctgCACGGCGCCGAGCCCGCCGACGAGCCCGGCGCGGGCGGCTGGGAGCGGCTGGCGCGCGCGGTGCGCTCGGCGCACGTGGCGCACGAGGCGGGCGCCGCCGCCTACGCGCACGGCCAGCAcgaggcggcgcgcgcgctgtGGCTGCGCGCGCTGGCCGCGGCCGGCCCGCCCGAGCGCCTGGCGCCGTGCTGGGCCGCCACGCTGGACGCGCTGGGGcacgcggcgcgcgcgctgggCCGGCCGGCGGAGGCGCTGCGCTGGCACGAGCGCGCGCTGGCGCTGCGGCCGGCGCGCGCGGGCTCGCTGGCGGCGCGCGGGCTGTGCCTGGCGCTGCTGGGGCGCGAGGCGGAGGCGGCGGACGCGCTGCACGCGGCGCTGGCGCGCGACCCCGACCACGTGGTGGCGCTGGCACTGCTGGACGCCATCGTGGACCGGCTCGACGCGGCGCTCACCG AGGAGGAGATCccgcagttcccgttcccgcagctGGAGCTGCCGCCCGCGCcgtcgcccgcgcccgccgcgccgcccgacgGCAGCGACATGAGCATGAGCATGAGCTTCGACTGA
- the LOC112043579 gene encoding eukaryotic translation initiation factor 4E type 2 — protein MTERKMCKFYNLNVPDRRPGDLPNQNNDDEDDDRNSDDPLEPYVPPHEHKLEYSYWMWFSRRPPARELSASTTGYGQALRMVGRVASVEQWWGLYMHLTRPAELPPLTDLHLFKLGIKPMWEDPANVNGGKWVVRLRKSQTGRAWEDLCMAMLGEQFMVGDEMCGIVLSVRFQEDHLAVWHRTAADAVAKARVRDTLRRVLQLPATVPVEYKAHGDCLRASASASAPAPASAHTNNAHGSQDAPAHNSDS, from the exons ATGACTGAAAGAAAAATGTGCAAATTCTATAATTTGAACGTACCTGACCGCCGCCCCGGGGACCTGCCCAACCAGAACAATGACGACGAGGACGACGACCGCAACTCTGACGACCCGCTGGAGCCCTACGTGCCCCCGCACGAGCACAAACTGGAGTACAGCTACTGGATGTGGTTCTCGCGCAGGCCGCCCGCGCGCGAGCTCTCCGCTTCCACCACTGGTTATGGGCAG GCGCTTCGTATGGTTGGTCGCGTGGCGTCTGTGGAGCAGTGGTGGGGGCTATACATGCACCTGACGCGGCCAGCCGAACTGCCCCCCCTCACAGACCTGCACCTCTTCAAGCTGGGCATCAAGCCCATGTGGGAGGACCCCGCTAATGTCAATGGAGGCAAGTGG GTGGTGCGACTGCGCAAGTCGCAGACGGGGCGCGCGTGGGAGGACCTGTGCATGGCCATGCTGGGCGAGCAGTTCATGGTGGGCGACGAGATGTGCGGCATCGTGCTCTCCGTGCGCTTCCAG GAGGACCACCTGGCGGTGTGGCACCGCACGGCGGCGGACGCGGTGGCCAAGGCGCGAGTGCGCGACACGCTGCGGCGCGTGCTGCAGCTGCCCGCCACCGTGCCCGTGGAGTACAAGGCGCACGGCGACTGCCTGCGCGCCTCCGCCTCCGcctccgcgcccgcgcccgcctccGCGCACACCAACAACGCGCACGGCTCGCAAGACGCGCCCGCGCACAACAGCGACTCGTAG
- the LOC112043581 gene encoding nonsense-mediated mRNA decay factor SMG8 isoform X3 — protein sequence MFDLNYLQLFRAVDGYRAELTAATTEALLRAAAGGAWDTHGRPCCPRLLFHFRRAPSQLRRAPALLKKLEHAVEDQIYFILRKARIITNVCAKSLFAIPKNEEFVYMSSSEECGDARDVSALLRGLVRLCAGAEPGPQPQRSFRQFLQSHLDMALGDGFDDNVGKYAMSTSFFELPSAWSWRAAAQALAPIYLQAPAADAAGGALFDALATDVRFSQARCAKVLPIAQASYAEGLPPHYSSQHHLHKVGVALGVVDSMARGPLAAAARARLTAACAATWRTRTLCEAPSLTGHPCVLPHHDSSVEHSSGVRYVSACNCGRTKCSREDPYSVRAANHSFYTLAADECGTCKTLQAVHFPVFQPSTPSFRAAAVKGAEGSAARADGKEAEDEGAPPSPASPRSCWSPPDELSPGSADDDEDAPAPCGDADLELLAVHEPSAPEKSISRQPSTTEYLPGMLHTGSPAGLLPAFPSWSLVCLGASSLYSHSAGLPEHLQAGFLPHANHLLPWDCALAGRARGRHAPTVKIFFGYEYECGRGHRFVPAAPENGAGARFAAADVPLAAPCVCRAPGPARLARLHVVTPKAAVAVTLTPRVQPAPGRPAFTPGAGEPLRLSASAYWVLRFPFVYADERGVVPRSRALAGGCVLAPMFGLQAE from the exons GCTTCTCAAGAAGCTGGAGCACGCGGTGGAGGACCAAATCTACTTTATACTGAGGAAAGCCAGGATCATCACTAACGTCTG CGCTAAATCCCTCTTTGCGATACCAAAAAATGAAGAGTTCGTGTACATGAGCTCCTCGGAGGAGTGCGGCGACGCGCGCGACGTGAGCGCGCTGCTGCGCGGGCTGGTGCGGCTGTGCGCGGGCGCCGAGCCGGGCCCGCAGCCGCAGCGCTCCTTCCGCCAGTTCCTGCAGAGCCACCTCGACATGGCGCTCGGCGACGGCTTCGATGACAACGTCGGCAAATACGCCATGAGCACTTCCTTCTTTGAG CTGCCGAGCGCGTGGTCATGGCGCGCCGCGGCGCAGGCCCTGGCGCCGATATACCTGCAGGCGCCCGCAGCGGACGCGGCCGGCGGCGCGCTGTTCGACGCGCTGGCCACCGACGTGCGCTTCTCACAAGCTAGATGCGCCAAG GTGCTACCTATAGCGCAGGCTTCGTATGCCGAAGGGTTGCCGCCTCATTATTCCAGCCAACATCATCTGCACAAG GTGGGCGTGGCGCTGGGCGTGGTGGACTCCATGGCGCGCGGCccgctggcggcggcggcgcgcgcgcgcctcACCGCGGCGTGCGCGGCCACGTGGCGCACGCGCACGCTGTGCGAGGCGCCCTCGCTCACCGGCCACCCCTGCGTGCTCCCGCACCA CGACAGCTCGGTGGAGCACTCGTCGGGCGTGCGCTACGTGAGCGCGTGCAACTGCGGGCGCACCAAGTGCTCGCGCGAGGACCCGTACAGCGTGCGCGCCGCCAACCACAGCTTCTACACGCTGGCCGCCGACGAGTGCGGCACGTGCAAGACGCTGCAGGCCGTACACTTCCCCGTGTTCCAGCCCTCCACGCCCAGCTTCAG GGCGGCGGCAGTAAAGGGCGCGGAGGGCTCCGCCGCGCGCGCCGACGGCAAGGAGGCGGAGGACGAGGGCGCGCCGCCGTCGCCCGCGTCGCCGCGCTCGTGCTGGTCGCCGCCCGACGAGCTGTCGCCCGGCTCGGCCGACGACGACGAGGACGCGCCGGCGCCCTGCGGCGACGCCGACCTCGAGCTGCTGGCCGTGCACGAGCCCAGCGCGCCCG AGAAGTCGATCAGCCGCCAGCCGTCCACGACGGAGTACCTGCCCGGCATGCTGCACACGGGCAGCCCCGCCGGCCTGCTGCCCGCCTTCCCCAGCTGGTCGCTGGTGTGCCTGGGCGCGTCCTCGCTGTACTCGCACAGCGCCGGCCTGCCCGAGCACCTGCAGGCCGGCTTCCTGCCGCACGCCAACCACCTGCTGCCGTGGGACTGCGCGCTGGCGGGGCGCGCGCGCGGCCGCCACGCGCCCACCGTCAAGATCTTCTTCGGCTACGAGTACGAGTGCGGGCGCGGCCACCGCTTCGTGCCGGCGGCGCCCGAGAACGGCGCGGGCGCGCGGTTTGCGGCGGCCGACGTGCCGCTGGCGGCGCCGTGCGTGTGCCGCGCGCCCGGGCCCGCGCGCCTGGCGCGCCTGCACGTGGTCACGCCCAAGGCGGCCGTGGCCGTGACGCTGACGCCGCGCGTGCAGCCCGCGCCGGGCCGGCCCGCCTTCACGCCGGGCGCGGGCGAGCCGCTGCGGCTCAGCGCCTCGGCCTACTGGGTGCTGCGCTTCCCCTTCGTGTACGCCGACGAGCGCGGCGTGGTCCCGCGCTCGCGCGCGCTGGCCGGCGGCTGCGTGCTGGCGCCCATGTTCGGCCTGCAGGCGGAATGA